A genomic region of Parus major isolate Abel chromosome 14, Parus_major1.1, whole genome shotgun sequence contains the following coding sequences:
- the SOX8 gene encoding transcription factor SOX-8 — protein MLNMTEEHDKALEAPCSPAGTTSSMSHVDSDSDSPLSPAGSEGLGCAPAPAPRPPGAAALGAKVDAAEVDERFPACIRDAVSQVLKGYDWSLVPMPVRGNGSLKAKPHVKRPMNAFMVWAQAARRKLADQYPHLHNAELSKTLGKLWRLLSENEKRPFVEEAERLRVQHKKDHPDYKYQPRRRKSVKAGQSDSDSGAELSHHAGTQLYKADTGLGGMADSHHHGDHTGQPHGPPTPPTTPKTDLHHGSKQELKHEGRRLVESGRQNIDFSNVDISELSSEVINNMETFDVHEFDQYLPLNGHAALPAEHGAAASYGTSYPHSGAAAQVWTHKSPAAASPAAPEPGQQRPHIKTEQLSPSHYSEQPHGSPAHSDSYGSYGGQACATSAAPAAAAASFSSSQCDYTDLQSSNYYNPYPGYASSLYQYPYFHSSRRPYATPILNGLSIPPAHSPTANWEQPVYTTLTRP, from the exons ATGCTCAACATGACCGAGGAGCACGACAAAGCGCTGGAGGCTCCGTGCAGCCCCGCGGGCACCACCAGCTCCATGTCCCACGTGGACTCGGACTCGGACTCGCCGCTCTCCCCCGCCGGCTCCGAGGGGCTGGGCTGCgcccccgcgcccgccccgcgcccgcccggCGCCGCCGCGCTGGGGGCCAAGGTGGACGCGGCCGAGGTGGACGAGCGCTTCCCCGCCTGCATCCGCGACGCCGTCTCGCAGGTGCTCAAGGGCTACGACTGGAGCCTGGTGCCGATGCCCGTCCGCGGCAACGGATCGCTCAAGGCCAAGCCGCACGTCAAGCGGCCCATGAACGCCTTCATGGTGTGGGCGCAGGCCGCCCGCAGGAAGCTGGCGGACCAGTACCCGCATCTGCACAACGCCGAGCTCAGCAAGACCCTGGGCAAGCTCTGGCG TTTATTGAGCGAGAACGAGAAACGTCCCTTTGTGGAGGAAGCCGAGCGGCTCAGGGTGCAGCACAAAAAGGATCACCCGGATTACAAATACCAGCCCCGGAGGAGGAAAAGCGTCAAAGCCGGGCAGAGCGACTCGGACTCGggggctgagctcagccacCACGCCGGCACTCAGCTCTACAAGGCCGACACGGGGCTGGGGGGCATGGCCGACTCCCACCACCACGGGGACCACACAG GCCAGCCCCACGGACCCCCCACGCCGCCCACCACCCCCAAAACCGACCTGCACCACGGCAGCAAGCAGGAGCTGAAGCACGAGGGCCGGCGCCTGGTGGAGAGCGGCCGCCAGAACATCGACTTCAGCAACGTGGACATCTCGGAGCTGAGCAGCGAGGTCATCAACAACATGGAGACCTTCGACGTGCACGAGTTCGACCAGTACCTGCCCCTGAACGGGCACGCGGCGCTGCCGGCCGAGCACGGCGCCGCCGCCTCCTACGGCACCTCGTACCCGCACTCGGGTGCGGCCGCCCAGGTGTGGACTCACAAGAGCCCGGCCGCGGCCTCGCCGGCGGCGCCCGAGCCGGGCCAGCAGCGGCCGCACATCAAGACggagcagctgagccccagccacTACAGCGAGCAGCCCCACGGCTCCCCGGCGCACTCCGACTCCTACGGCTCCTACGGCGGCCAGGCCTGCGCCACCTCGGccgccccggccgccgccgccgcctccttctccagctcccagtGCGACTACACGGACCTGCAGAGCTCCAACTACTACAACCCCTACCCCGGCTACGCCTCCAGCCTCTACCAGTACCCCTATTTCCACTCCTCGCGCCGCCCCTATGCCACCCCCATCCTCAACGGGCTGTCCATCCCGCCGGCACACAGCCCCACCGCCAACTGGGAGCAGCCCGTCTACACCACCCTGACCAGGCCTTAA